Within Cellulophaga sp. L1A9, the genomic segment AAATCTCCATCATTAGTAAACAACAATAAGCCTGTTGAAGCCTTATCCATCTTACCTACAGGAAGTAATTTTGCTTTTGATGCATTTGAAACTAAGCCCATTGCAGTACGGTTACCAGCACCATCCCTTGTAGAGGTCGCAAAATCTTTAGGCTTATTAAGAACTACATATTCTTTTTTGATTGGATTTAAAAGTCGACCATCGAAACGAACTTCGTCAGATAACTGCACTTTATATCCCATTTCAATAATAGGTTTCCCATTAACAGTAACACTACCAGCAGCAATATAGATATCAGCCTCTCTACGAGAACAAACACCTGAATTTGCTACATATCTATTTAGTCTTAAAACATTAGGGTTAGAAGGCTTTCTTGTTTCAATCTTCTTTTTCATTGGAGCATTGCCTCTGGCATAGCTCTTCTTTCTAAATGTACCTCCCTGTCTTCCTGATGACTTATTATCATTATTGGAATCTGAC encodes:
- a CDS encoding pseudouridine synthase; protein product: MSRSDSNNDNKSSGRQGGTFRKKSYARGNAPMKKKIETRKPSNPNVLRLNRYVANSGVCSRREADIYIAAGSVTVNGKPIIEMGYKVQLSDEVRFDGRLLNPIKKEYVVLNKPKDFATSTRDGAGNRTAMGLVSNASKAKLLPVGKMDKASTGLLLFTNDGDLTARLNSPKNGLRKIFHVELTKPLKSTDLKRIKEGIEIEESIVRIQDISYIENAPKTQVGIEIFSTRNNIVRRLFEKLDYDVVKLDLVVYAGLTKKDLPRGHWRPLTEQEIINLGMIK